Proteins from a genomic interval of Undibacterium parvum:
- the sigJ gene encoding RNA polymerase sigma factor SigJ, translating to MTTRLAVFTGNTARLYGIAYRMLGSRAEADDILQIAYLRWHALSIEQIDQLQSPQAWLVTVVSRLCIDRLRSLKVEREAYIGPWLAEPLIELELRTPELLAEFSDEVSLAFMHLLERLSVEERAAYLLHQIFEVEYVELANLLGKTQASCRQLLHRAKQRLAQAQTRFSVSREQHTRLLQEFSEAASSGNYLALKALFNEQASLTGDSGGKVVSVNRVLHGAARIARLYHVVARRFGARMHFEMARINGEVGLLRYLDGQLDAVICIATDGEKILHLYTVRNPDKLQTS from the coding sequence GTGACTACTCGTCTCGCCGTCTTCACCGGTAATACCGCCCGTCTGTATGGTATCGCCTATCGTATGCTGGGTTCGCGCGCAGAAGCTGACGACATATTGCAAATAGCCTATTTGCGCTGGCACGCCCTAAGCATCGAGCAAATCGATCAGTTGCAAAGTCCACAGGCATGGCTGGTCACTGTGGTGAGCCGACTCTGCATAGATCGCTTGCGCTCGCTCAAAGTGGAGCGGGAAGCGTATATAGGGCCCTGGCTGGCAGAGCCGTTGATCGAGCTAGAGTTGCGCACACCCGAATTATTGGCAGAATTCAGTGATGAGGTCTCATTGGCCTTTATGCATTTACTCGAAAGATTGTCAGTCGAAGAGCGCGCTGCTTATTTATTGCATCAGATTTTCGAGGTGGAATATGTTGAACTGGCCAATTTATTGGGAAAAACCCAAGCGAGCTGTCGACAATTACTGCATCGCGCCAAGCAAAGACTGGCGCAAGCACAAACCCGTTTTTCTGTCAGCCGGGAGCAACACACTCGCCTGTTGCAGGAATTTAGCGAGGCTGCCAGCAGCGGTAATTATCTGGCTTTAAAGGCGTTATTTAACGAACAAGCGAGTTTGACTGGAGATAGCGGTGGCAAGGTGGTTTCTGTCAATCGCGTCTTGCATGGCGCGGCTAGAATCGCCAGGCTGTACCACGTGGTGGCGCGACGCTTCGGCGCGCGCATGCATTTTGAGATGGCCAGGATTAACGGTGAAGTTGGCTTATTGCGCTATCTAGACGGTCAGCTCGATGCTGTGATCTGTATCGCGACGGATGGCGAGAAAATTCTGCATTTGTATACCGTACGTAATCCGGATAAATTGCAAACATCTTAA